The Pseudomonadota bacterium genome includes a region encoding these proteins:
- a CDS encoding choice-of-anchor D domain-containing protein, translated as MSSKYLVPSRLAVAITTSLVAGTTSAAVITVDTLADPGDPTECSLRAALESVNQQIAVDGCVAGDGNSDQILFGSGLTGSLALTSGSLVATNDVSIVGPGASDLTIDANGASRVFHAYGYAQVSLGGVTLTGGSASFGAGAYVTDGASLVLDNCIITGNSASDFGGGIEVFGGQLQVNSCALTNNTAAYHGGGIAVTRGEAVVYDTLVTGNSAEVGGGLQVLPPYSYGPVIAAAGRGGGGADGANLIVTQSTISGNQANLIGGGIGAGSYYQQGPKLAELLANPGGQAPRIRGQQPEPEPNLVVDSSTISGNSAPMGGGIGAVSNPGYGPQQNGISYTGPNYLVVQDSTIGQNQADYGGGVGVVYGSGEIYGSQIVDNTATVSGGGVLFANPGGRASAPAPESRGFDRERGYYQPESLQLSYTAVDGNQVQAEERGFPFSGAGGGISIFQGAVYLVGASVNGNSAPYFGGGLVNGGGYAVAFNTVINTNSGGGVYSSNGSLFGTMASTISGNSAAQAGGLHCMGYAQCDIKYSEISDNEGAIAGGVLIEPGGQYAAGSEAPRGLGGNSELFNTTISGNVGGQAGGVHMDDATLLYTTVAFNSQVAANPTGQGGPSNYAGGILATGAAALSHVIVANNQAENGVADVRAGGGPIGMDYSLVGDDSGLSYAGTGNVLNADPLLAPLDFNGSPYTQTHALISGSPAIDAGNPAITDPPDYDQRGPGFARVVGSSIDIGAFEFVPPPPEPDVSLSTNSIDFAGTLVGVDETAQLTLTSTGTADLSIGTISLNSTRGGVFGIINDNCSNQLLPPQADCTLDITFQPLGRGQFDTMVSIPSNAPDSPALVDVTGVGIAPELSIVPGGVDFGDVDLGDSNEGSVELSNVGDADLEITGTDVAPPFAVVAGGGLCLNGGPTVLTPSASCTLTFRFEPAAAGPAGQTVNISSDSLGGDSSVELQGVGIEPAAPPPPAIPVPVMNRTVSLILAGGLLLLGYLGLRRRRTS; from the coding sequence ATGTCGTCGAAGTATCTTGTCCCGTCACGTCTCGCCGTGGCGATTACCACCTCTCTGGTTGCCGGCACCACGTCGGCGGCGGTCATTACGGTCGATACCCTGGCCGATCCCGGCGACCCGACCGAGTGTTCCCTGCGTGCCGCGCTGGAATCGGTCAATCAGCAAATCGCTGTCGACGGCTGCGTTGCCGGTGACGGCAACAGCGATCAGATCCTGTTCGGCTCGGGCCTGACCGGCAGCCTTGCGCTGACTTCGGGGTCGCTGGTCGCAACCAATGACGTTTCGATCGTTGGTCCCGGCGCTTCGGATCTGACCATTGATGCCAATGGCGCCAGCCGAGTGTTTCATGCATATGGCTATGCCCAGGTCAGTCTGGGCGGGGTGACGCTGACCGGTGGCTCTGCGAGTTTCGGCGCCGGCGCCTATGTGACTGATGGCGCCTCCCTTGTACTGGATAACTGCATCATTACCGGTAACAGCGCAAGCGACTTCGGCGGCGGTATCGAGGTCTTCGGGGGCCAGCTGCAGGTCAACAGCTGCGCTTTGACCAACAACACGGCAGCCTATCATGGCGGCGGCATCGCGGTCACCAGGGGCGAAGCGGTGGTCTACGATACCCTGGTGACGGGGAACTCCGCTGAAGTCGGCGGTGGTTTGCAGGTGCTGCCACCCTACTCCTACGGCCCTGTTATTGCCGCGGCTGGCCGCGGGGGTGGCGGTGCAGATGGCGCGAACTTGATCGTCACACAAAGCACGATTTCGGGCAATCAGGCCAACTTGATAGGCGGCGGCATCGGAGCGGGATCCTACTATCAGCAAGGACCCAAGCTGGCCGAGCTGCTGGCCAATCCAGGCGGACAAGCCCCACGGATTCGGGGCCAGCAGCCGGAGCCGGAGCCCAATCTGGTCGTCGACAGCAGCACGATCAGTGGCAATTCCGCCCCGATGGGAGGTGGCATCGGAGCGGTGAGCAACCCCGGCTACGGTCCCCAGCAGAATGGCATTTCCTATACCGGACCCAATTACCTCGTGGTTCAGGACAGCACGATCGGGCAGAACCAGGCAGATTACGGCGGCGGGGTTGGTGTCGTCTACGGCTCCGGAGAAATCTATGGCAGCCAGATCGTCGACAACACCGCGACGGTTTCGGGCGGCGGCGTGCTGTTTGCCAATCCGGGTGGACGAGCTTCTGCGCCTGCTCCCGAAAGCCGGGGCTTTGACCGTGAGCGCGGCTACTATCAGCCGGAAAGCCTGCAGCTGTCCTATACCGCCGTTGACGGCAACCAGGTTCAGGCCGAGGAACGCGGCTTTCCTTTCAGCGGTGCCGGCGGCGGCATCAGCATATTCCAGGGTGCTGTCTACCTGGTCGGGGCTTCGGTCAACGGCAACAGCGCGCCCTATTTCGGCGGGGGACTGGTCAACGGCGGTGGATATGCCGTTGCCTTCAACACGGTGATCAACACCAACAGCGGCGGTGGCGTCTACAGCAGCAACGGCAGCCTGTTCGGTACTATGGCCTCGACGATCAGCGGCAACTCGGCTGCTCAGGCCGGCGGCCTGCACTGCATGGGCTATGCGCAATGTGACATCAAGTACTCCGAAATCAGTGATAACGAAGGCGCGATTGCCGGCGGCGTCCTGATCGAGCCCGGTGGTCAGTATGCGGCCGGTAGCGAGGCCCCGCGGGGCCTGGGTGGCAATTCCGAATTGTTCAATACGACCATTAGCGGCAATGTTGGCGGACAGGCCGGCGGCGTTCACATGGATGATGCAACCCTGCTCTACACCACCGTGGCCTTCAACTCGCAGGTCGCAGCGAACCCTACGGGTCAAGGTGGGCCTTCCAACTACGCGGGAGGCATTCTCGCGACTGGCGCTGCCGCACTGTCGCATGTCATCGTTGCGAACAACCAGGCAGAGAACGGTGTGGCCGATGTGCGGGCCGGCGGCGGTCCGATTGGCATGGATTACAGCCTGGTCGGTGACGACAGCGGGCTGTCTTATGCCGGGACGGGCAATGTGCTGAATGCCGACCCGCTTCTCGCGCCACTGGACTTCAACGGCTCACCCTATACCCAGACGCATGCCTTGATCAGTGGTTCTCCGGCAATCGACGCCGGTAATCCCGCGATCACGGATCCGCCCGACTATGATCAGCGTGGTCCGGGCTTCGCTCGAGTCGTTGGCAGCAGCATTGACATCGGTGCGTTCGAGTTCGTGCCGCCACCGCCGGAGCCGGATGTTTCGCTGTCGACGAACTCGATCGACTTCGCCGGCACCCTGGTCGGGGTTGATGAGACCGCACAACTGACACTGACCAGCACCGGTACGGCCGATCTGTCGATCGGGACCATCTCGCTGAACTCGACGCGCGGCGGCGTGTTCGGAATCATCAACGACAACTGCTCGAATCAGCTCTTGCCGCCCCAGGCGGACTGCACCCTGGATATCACTTTTCAGCCTCTCGGGCGCGGTCAGTTCGACACGATGGTGTCCATTCCCAGCAACGCACCGGATTCACCAGCCCTGGTCGACGTGACGGGTGTCGGCATTGCGCCGGAGCTGTCGATTGTTCCCGGCGGCGTCGATTTCGGGGACGTCGATCTGGGCGACAGCAACGAGGGTTCGGTCGAGCTGTCCAATGTCGGCGATGCCGATCTGGAAATCACGGGCACCGATGTGGCGCCGCCTTTTGCGGTGGTTGCCGGCGGCGGACTGTGCCTGAACGGCGGGCCGACCGTGCTGACGCCTTCCGCATCGTGCACCCTGACCTTCCGCTTCGAACCGGCTGCAGCAGGACCGGCTGGGCAGACGGTCAATATCAGCTCCGACTCCCTGGGCGGTGATTCATCCGTCGAGCTTCAGGGCGTCGGAATTGAGCCAGCAGCACCGCCGCCTCCGGCCATACCCGTGCCGGTCATGAACCGGACCGTCAGCCTGATCCTGGCCGGAGGACTGTTGCTGCTCGGTTATCTGGGCCTGCGTCGGCGTCGCACGAGCTGA
- a CDS encoding universal stress protein produces MAHSATDQHRRLVVALDGSDSGFRALRVGADLAQAMGRALEVLYVFPHRQAFSAALAGIDEETTNQGFERLKSSTAQEIFDEADRIIGDSGRIAERHLLVGEPAEQIIEFMQQNSGTHLVIGRRGLSRIKSLIMGSVSNKVAAHAPGLVTVVS; encoded by the coding sequence ATGGCGCATTCAGCCACGGATCAACATCGTCGGCTGGTGGTCGCACTGGACGGTTCCGACAGCGGTTTCCGCGCACTGCGGGTCGGCGCAGACCTGGCGCAGGCCATGGGACGAGCACTCGAGGTCCTCTACGTGTTTCCGCACCGACAGGCGTTTTCGGCCGCGTTGGCCGGCATCGATGAGGAAACCACGAACCAGGGGTTCGAGCGTCTGAAAAGCAGCACGGCGCAGGAGATTTTTGACGAGGCGGATCGCATCATCGGCGATAGCGGGCGGATCGCCGAACGCCATCTCCTGGTCGGCGAGCCCGCCGAACAGATCATCGAGTTCATGCAGCAGAATTCGGGAACTCACCTGGTCATCGGGCGGCGCGGACTCTCGCGCATCAAGTCCCTGATCATGGGCAGCGTCAGCAACAAGGTCGCAGCGCACGCGCCGGGCCTGGTTACGGTGGTGTCCTGA
- a CDS encoding NrdJb, producing MTIRINKKIVNYEVREEKRQATESAREDNPREKKADIIRMHEKLERPEGMECLEGATYKIRTPLDDHALYVTINDIVLNPGTEHEQRRPFEIFINSKNMDHFQWIVALTRVMSAVFRKGGDVTFLAEELQAVFDPKGGYFKPGGRFVPSIVADIGAVVEHHLKRIGMIEPDELSEQQQLILEQKRAEAEARDQQDNPPEKKTIAEAGQVSETSYPESAILCFKCNTKAMVLLDGCQTCLACGYSKCG from the coding sequence ATGACCATCAGGATCAACAAGAAAATCGTGAACTACGAAGTGCGCGAAGAGAAGCGGCAAGCGACCGAATCGGCACGCGAGGACAATCCGCGTGAGAAAAAGGCCGACATCATTCGCATGCATGAGAAGCTCGAGCGGCCCGAAGGCATGGAGTGCCTGGAAGGCGCCACCTACAAGATCCGCACGCCGCTCGACGATCATGCCCTGTACGTCACCATCAACGACATCGTGCTCAATCCCGGCACCGAGCACGAACAGCGCCGACCCTTCGAGATCTTCATCAACTCGAAGAACATGGACCACTTCCAGTGGATCGTCGCACTGACGCGCGTGATGTCGGCCGTATTCCGCAAGGGCGGCGACGTCACTTTCCTGGCCGAGGAACTGCAGGCCGTATTCGATCCCAAGGGCGGCTACTTCAAGCCCGGCGGACGCTTCGTGCCGTCGATCGTCGCCGACATCGGCGCCGTGGTCGAACACCACCTCAAGCGCATCGGCATGATCGAGCCCGACGAGCTGAGCGAGCAGCAGCAGCTCATACTCGAGCAGAAACGCGCCGAAGCCGAGGCACGCGACCAACAGGACAATCCGCCAGAAAAAAAAACGATAGCTGAGGCCGGGCAGGTCAGCGAGACGTCCTATCCGGAATCCGCAATCCTGTGTTTCAAGTGCAACACCAAGGCCATGGTGCTACTCGACGGCTGCCAGACCTGCCTGGCCTGCGGCTACTCAAAGTGCGGGTGA